The following DNA comes from Brassica oleracea var. oleracea cultivar TO1000 chromosome C5, BOL, whole genome shotgun sequence.
AACAGCATGATCATGCTTCTAAAGGCGAACATGCAAGAAGAAGATGGTTTGTGAAGATTTTTCAGATCATTATCAGGTGTATAATCAAATTCAAATATGCAAAACCTAATTGCAGCAAGGAGCAAGTGTCCCAGGTCAGGTGTTCAATAGATAATACAAACAGTGTTTGTAACTCAACATACCAGAGAGAAAGGAAGCTGTCTGAAACTTTGGACATGGTGAGATGTTGTTATAGGAAGCTTGGTCTAAAACCCTGCAAAGTTGTCACAATATCTAACAGCAGAGACATTGTTCTAACAGTAGAGTTTCTCGACACAAACATGTTCAATCTTAGCAAGATATGATTTTTTGGGCATAATCTATAGCAAAATAACAAATTTTAGTTACTCCTGAGCTGCTAATAGTAGAGATAAAAAAAAAAAACAAAGATGTAAAGAAAGTTGCAGAGAGCTGCATTATTGATTAACAGAAAAAGACAGCTGGAGATTACAATTGAACTAATGGTAATGAAAAAAAAAAAAACCAGTTATCTCTCCCTCTCTCTTTTACAAATAGAAGAAACCAAAGTAAAATGGCTTCATTCACTAAAAACTGTTGGGGGGGCACATTGCTACATTCTTTTTGCTTTGTTTTTTTACAACAAAAGAAAATATTGAAAAAAGTAGAATGGACTTGGGGACTCCCAAATTAAAGAAAACCTTACAATCATGTTTCAGCAGCAGCATCGGGGACGTCGTAAGAGCCTGCCGTTACTTCTTCCCCTAACCACAATCCAGGAAACAGAGTCTGCAAACCATTAAAACGTTAAAGCAACAAAAAAAAAAAGCAAAACACACATGAAGAAAAAGGAGGGAAGTTTATAATAAAGTACATTCATTTGCTTCTGAACAAGTCTGGGTCTCTTCTTTGGTCTACGAGGAGGCTTTTTACCAATCAACGCTGTGAAATCCTCTTCGATCTCTTCTCTCAACAAACAAACAGAGAATTTCAGTTTCTCCGATCCATCACCACCTCCTCTCTTGACTCCGCCAATTTCATTTGTGATGATCATCCTCGTCGTGGTGGTGGTGGTGGGCTCGTCTCCTCCACCAGGCTCGTTACAAGCAGCTCTCCTCGTCCTCAGATTCCACGGCCTAGCTGCTGCTGCATCTCCATTCCCCAAAGCTGAGACCTTTGGCTGAGCAGACTCTCCTCCTCCTCCAGCTCCGGGAAGAGAGGGAGATCCGTGATTGGCGCGATCGGGAGAAGGAGAGGAGGAGGAGGAAGAAGGTAGCTTGACGCACCTGAGGAATCTCTGCTGACCCCATCGGAGATAAGGTAAGGTGAAGTTGTGGAGGCGCTTTGATCTCTCCGGTGGAGGCGGGGGAGGGAACTCCATTTGGATTGATTTGATTTGATTGAAGAAAATATTCCTCTTGGTGAGAGCTTTCCTTTGGAGCAAAGTTCAAAGTTTTCGTTTTTTTTTTGTTTTGGTTTTCGTTTGGTTGTTGTGTGAATATTTATTCTGGAGAAATTTTTACTTTTTTGGTTCGAATTATTCGGGGAAGGGGAGAGAGAATGTTTGGGACGCGATTGTAACGTTGTACTTTACTTGATCGATTGTTTTTTTCAGACTCGGCTAAATTCAGTTTTGTTTATTACTATAAAATAAAATACATACTCCCCCATTTTCAAAAATTTAGAGAAAATGTTTTTTTTTTTAACTTGTATTAGTATTTGACTATAGACGTTAATACTGTTTTAGTAAAGGCAGATTAAATTTTTGAAATACGGACGTGTGTAATTTATTACTCTCTCAAGTTTCTAAAAGATCCAATTTTTGTGTGTTTATATATTAAGAAACATTAAAGTTTGATTATACTATGACTTGTCTTTTAGAACTAACTATTTTGAACATTTTCAAACACTTTTTTTGAAACAAACTTATTTTAAAAAAAAAAAAAATCTTTTACAAAAAAGGAGTAAAATTCAATGTTCTTGTAATTGTAAACCAGAAATGAGATTAATACTCATAAATTCTGCCTAAGTTTTCTTGCTAATTAAATAAAAATAGATAAATTCATGACCTCGACGGTCTATGGAAAAGAGACTTCTACGGAGCATCAAGTTCTAACACTAGAGACTAAGAAATTTTCATTAAAAATGAACCACCTATATCGTGATGGGGATATGCATAAATGGTTTACTGTATCATCAAGTATTGGTCAACGGGGCTGAACAGATCATGAGACGAAAATCCATGGTTATTTGTATCATCGATACTTGGCTAATAGGACTCCAAGTGTTTATGTGGTACCTTGCTTTGATGATGTTAGGTTTGAGAAGTTTAGGTTTATCAACAAAGTTGAGAACATGGTATTATAAAGCAATTCAACTTTTGTAAACTGCAAGGATAAAATCGAGTTACATTTTGTCCGATGGGTTTGAGAAAGTTACTAGACAAAGTAGATGTTTGAGTGTATGTTCTGAGAAGCATGAATGGTCAAGACTCAAAGCATATATATATATGTATCGCCCCTTTTGTGGTGGCAAATGCCGAGTTATCCTTTGTTGAAATGACTCGTACGTTTGAAA
Coding sequences within:
- the LOC106344143 gene encoding uncharacterized protein LOC106344143, giving the protein MEFPPPPPPERSKRLHNFTLPYLRWGQQRFLRCVKLPSSSSSSPSPDRANHGSPSLPGAGGGGESAQPKVSALGNGDAAAARPWNLRTRRAACNEPGGGDEPTTTTTTRMIITNEIGGVKRGGGDGSEKLKFSVCLLREEIEEDFTALIGKKPPRRPKKRPRLVQKQMNTLFPGLWLGEEVTAGSYDVPDAAAET